TCAGATCGCGCTCGACCTCGATAATCAGATCGGTATCGGCAAGACGCAGACGGTCGCCCGTGGTCGGGCCAAACATGGCGGCATAATCGCGGCGGGAGATTGTGGCTGGCATGGCTATGACTTTCGGTTGCTTACAGCAGGCGCATTGCGCGTCTCTATGCTGCGGATGTCTCTTGAAACTGACACGACCCTCCGGTGCCGGGGGAGAGCACGACGCGCTGATCGCCGGCGCACGAACTTGTCGTCTCCAACGATAACCTCCGAAAGGAACCGATGGTCATGCCTCGGATTGCCGCTCGGCGCACGGGCGTTAACGCTTTGCTGATAATCGAACTGGCCGTTGCTCAATGGAAAGTTGGTCAATGGAAAAGTGACTGTGACATAGCACACCCCCGGGGCGTCAGCCCCGGTTCGCCCCCGACCCGCCCCCAGGGCGGGGGCGAATTCGCCCCCACCCTCGGGCCGGGGGCGACCCTCTGTTGCATACACGGTATGATCACAACGCCCCCATCACCTTTTGATTAAACCCGTAAACCTTGCGCGCCCCGCCCAGCGGGATCAACTGAACCTCGCGCCGCTGTCCCGGCTCGAACCGCACCGCCGTGCCTGACGCGATATCAAGCCGCATCCCCCGCGCCGCATCGCGATCAAATCCGAGCGCCGAATTGGTCTCGGCAAAATGGTAGTGGCTGCCCACCTGCACCGGCCTGTCACCGGTATTGGCCACCATCAGCGTCACCACCTCGGCCCCGTCGTTCAGGGTCAAATCCCCGTCAGCAGGAAACAGCTCTCCGGGGATCATTTGCGCCGCCTCTTCAGCACGGCCACAGCCCCCGCCGCAGCAATGCTCAGCGCCCCGACCAACAGGGGGAGCCATACCGGATCATCGCCATGCGGGTGCATATGCAAATGCCCCCCTCATGCGCCAGCGCGGGCGTTGACGCCAAAACAAGAAGCAACGTCGTTCCATATCTCATCTTTACTCTCCTTTAACGGATCGGATTGTGAACAGTGACAAGCTTGGTTCCATCGGGGAACGTCGCTTCGACCTGCACGTCGTGGATCATCTCCGCGATCCCCTCCATGCATTGATCTGCGGTGATAACCCCCGCCCCGGCCTCCATCAGGTCAGCCACCGAGCGCCCGTCGCGTGCCCCCTCAACCACCGCATCGGTGATCAAGGCAATCGCCTCGGGATGGTTCAACTTCACACCACGCGCCAACCGCTTGCGGGCCACTTCGGCGGCCATGGCGATCAACAGCTTGTCTTTTTCTCGGGGGTCAGGTTCATGTCATATCATCCAGCATCGAGGAAGCGTGCCGCCACTCAACCGGCGCAACACAGGGATCAAAGTCTTGCGAAGCTCGAAACTGTCCGCCGCCAACAGGCGGGCGACCAGCATGTCCTCGCCAATCAGGCTCACTCCGGCGGCACCCGCCAACAGCCCGCGCAACGGCTCCAGATGCGCCTCCGCGTCGCGGTTCACATAAACGACCGAAGCCATAGCCCCCGCGCCAGCGCCCGTCACCGGCCCGGCCATCTGGCGCTCGGCGTCACCGTTTAACGTCATCGCATCAAGGTACAGCGGCGCACCATCGCGCCAAATCTCGATCCGGTCACGGAACCGGATGTCGTGCAACCGCTCGCCCATCGCCGCGCGGCCCAAGACAATCGGCTCAACCATCAACAGTGCCGCATCCGCCGCCATCTCGACATGCAACCGCCGGTCCAGCGCCGATCCTTCAAACAGAATGGTCTCCTGCGGCAGCCAACTTACCCGCGCGCCCTCGCCAACCGTCAGCCGGTTGCGCATCGTGCCCGTCAACCCCGGCTGGGCGCGATACGCCCGCTCACAGGCCTGCGTCGTCAGAGCCAGAGCCGTGCCCTGCCCCGCCCGCGCCGTCATGGCAAAGCGGTCCCCGCCGGTCACACCACCCGCCGTATTCAGGATAACCGCCTCAAGCGCATCACCCCCGGTTCTGGGGAACAGAAACTTCGACGATCCCGATTGCCGCATCTCGTCCAATCGGGACGCCCCGCGCACATGTTTCGACGAAAGTTTGAGCGCCCCCTCGGCCCGGGGCTGAAGCGATGCCTCTGTAACAGGCGTTATCCGGCCAAGCTGTGTGATCGTCGCACCCTCGCGTGTCTAAATCTCGACACTGGTTGTTGCGGGCCACAGGCGACTGCACCACGGGATTCGCTGAAAATGCGGAAATCGACACGTTTGCATGCTCAATTATTGGGCGGTCGCCCCGCTAATCGCCCAATAAGCGGGCGTTTGAGGCAAGCGCTCGGGATTGCCCCCCGCCGAATTTGCCAAAATCGCTGCGTTGCAGAAACGCTAACGCACCTTCGGGGGATCCGGATGTCTGGAATCGGGGGTGTGTGGCGACCATACGAATTGGAGCTCGGCCGGCCGCCACACGTATTGCAACACAAAGTTGCAGGGACAGCTAAGGGGACACCAAGCGCATGCGCAAGCCCCCCGCCGCCCTGTGAGGAGATGAAAATGACATTAACAAAAAGCATTCTTGCCGGCACATTGGCCGTTGCCGGTTTCGCCGCACCTCTCGCGGCCGCCGAAGACACGATCAAGATCGGCGTGCTGCACTCGCTGTCCGGGACAATGGCGATTTCCGAAACCACGCTCAAAGACACCATGCTGATGCTGATCGACGAGCAGAACGCCAAAGGCGGGTTGCTCGGCAAAAAACTCGAAGCGGTCGTGGTCGACCCCGCCTCCGACTGGCCGCTCTTTGCCGAAAAAGCGCGCGAACTTCTGACCGTTCACAAGGTCGACGTGATCTATGGCAACTGGACAAGCGTCAGCCGTAAATCCGTGCTGCCCGTGATCGAAGAACTCAACGGCCTGCTCTTCTACCCCGTTCAATACGAGGGCGAGGAAAGCTCGAAAAACGTGTTCTACACCGGCGCCGCGCCCAACCAACAGGCGATCCCGGCCACCGATTACTTCCTCGAAGAACTCGGTGTCGAAAAATTCGCGCTTCTGGGCACCGACTATGTCTATCCGCGCACCACGAACAACATCCTTGAAAGCTACCTGCAGCAAAAAGGCATCGCCAAGGAAGACATCTTTGTTAACTACACGCCCTTCGGCCATTCCGACTGGTCCAAGATCGTCGCCGATGTCGTGGCGCTCGGGGCCGATGGTAAAAAGGTCGGCGTGATCTCGACCATCAATGGCGACGCCAACATTGGCTTCTACAAGGAACTCGCCGCCGCTGGTGTCTCTGCCGATGACATCCCCGTCGTTGCCTTCTCGGTCGGCGAAGAAGAGCTTTCGGGCCTCGACACCGCCAACCTCGTTGGCCACCTCGCGGCATGGAACTACTTCCAGTCCGCCGAAGGCGATGCCAACACCGCCTTCATCAAAGCGTGGAAAGCCAAGATGGGCGAAGAACGCGTGACCAACGACCCGATGGAAGCCCATTACATCGGCTTCAACATGTGGGTGCAGGCGGTCGAAAAAGCCGGCACCACCGATGTCGATGCCGTGCGCACCGCGATGTATGGTCAAGAATTCCCCAACCTGACCGGCGGCACCGCCGTGATGCTGCCCAACCATCACCTCGCCAAACCGGTTCTGATTGGCGAGATCAAAGCCGACGGTCAATTTGACATCATCAGCCAAACCTCAGAAGTCCCCGGCGACGCTTGGACCGACTTCCTGCCTGAATCGGCTGTGCTCAAATCCGATTGGAAAGACCTCGGTTGCGGTATGTACAACACCGACACCAAGTCCTGCGTGCAGATCAAGTCGAACTACTGATCTTTGAAACCCGGAGGGGGCCATCCCGGCCCTCTCCATCTTCCCGCACGGGGCCCCACACACATGAAAACGCTCTTCACAGCGGTCTTCACGCTCTTTCTGACGTGCGTTGCGGCCTCCGCCCAAGTTTCTCAGGCCCAAGTTTCTCAGGACATCGCTCAAAACGCCGCGATCCAGCCGCTCTTGCAGGAACACGGCGCGCTCATCGCCAAAAGCTCGCGCCGCACCATCGGCCCCGCGATCGACGCGATTGCCGCCAGCGACCTGCCACAGGCCAAAACCGTGCTTCAGGCTTGGGTCGAAAGAAACATGTGGATGCGCAAATCCGACGGGCTTTTCTTTACCGCTCAAGAGGGTGACGCCAAAAGCTATACGCTGATCGACTTTGACACCGGCGCGCCCGTTGGCACAGCCGCCAAATCCGATCTGAAACAGCTCAAACCCAACAGCGGCGTGCGCGCGATGATCTCGACCGCGCTGGTGAAATTCCAACTCACCGACCCGGACCCGGCCCGCCGCTGGGACGCGCTCACCTCGATCAAACGTGACCCCGACGCCGCCCTGCTCGCGCCGCTGCGCGCCTCGCTCGCAATGGAAACTGACGCCGCACTTCTGGCTCAGAAACAGCGCCTCGAACGCTTGCTCACCATCGCATTTGACGCTGACACCACGGCCCGCGTGACGGCCATTTCGGACATGTCCGGCGATCTCGGCGTTGATTTCCGCGCCACGCTCAACCCGCTGGTCGCCACCACCCGCCGCGTGGTCAAAGGCGACCCGCCACAAGACCTCAACATCGCCGCCCGCCTCACTCCGGGAGAGGACGGCTTCTCGGAAACCGAAGCCTACGACTTGCTGGTTGCCAAAAACCTCGCCCTGCCGCGCATCACCCCTGATGCGATCCGCGCGGCCCTGTCCGAGAACATAACAAACGGGCGCGTCGGCGGCGTTCCCCTTGCCCAGCTTGACGATGATGCCAACCGGCACAAAGCCTATGTTGCTCTGGTCAACGCCGGTCAGGCCCAAGCCTTCGCCACCGAACCCGAAGTCCGCGCCACCCTCGCCGCGCACAGCTTCTTTGACAGCTACGCCGAATCCTCGCGCACGGTCACAACCGCCGCGACCAAGGCGCTCGCCGATATTGACGTGAAGCTGGCCCTGAACCAGACCCTCGATTTGACGCTTGATGCGCTCTCGCTCGCGTCGATCTATTTCCTCGCTGCGATTGGCCTCGCCATCACTTTTGGCGTCATGGGGGTTATCAACATGGCGCATGGCGAATTCATCATGATGGGGGCCTATACCGGCTATGTGGTGCAGCAAATCATCCCGGATCACACCATTTCGATCCTTGTCGCTATCCCTCTGGCCTTTGCGGTGACCTTTGCCGCCGGTGTCGCGATGGAGCGGCTGGTGATCCGCTATCTCTATGCCCGTCCGCTGGAAACGCTGCTGGCCACCTTCGGCATCTCCATCGCGCTGCAACAACTGGCCAAGAACATCTTTGGCACACAGGCCCGCCCGTTGACATCGCCGGGCTGGCTCGATGGGGCGCTGGTGATGAATGACGTGGTCTCGATCAGCTATATTCGCATCGCGATCTTCTTCCTCGCGCTGATTTTCCTTGGCGTTTACCTCTTCATCATCAAGCGCACGCGCCTCGGGCTCGAAACCCGCGCCGTCACGCAAAACCCGCATATGGCGGCGTCCATGGGTATCAATCCGGGGCGCGTCAACATGCTCACCTTCGGGCTCGGCTCGGGGATTGCGGGTGTCGCGGGCGTGGCGATTGGCCTCTTTGCCAAGGTCACCTCCGAACTCGGCTCCGACTACATCGTCCAGAGCTTTATGACCGTGGTGGTCGGCGGTGTCGGCAATATCTGGGGCACTCTGGCGGGGGCCGCAATGATCGGCTTCCTGCAAAAAGGGATCGAATGGCTGAACCCCTCCAACACACTGGCGGCCCAGACCTATATGATCATCTTCATCATCATTTTCATCCAATTCCGGCCACGGGGCATCATCGCCCTCAAAGGCCGCGCAGCGGGGGATTGAGGACCATGCAACACGCAACCCACCCCTGCAACGCGCCCCAAACCAATCAGAGCACCCGGCCGCCAACGGCGGCCAGCGCCCGCACCGCCCCCCCACGGGGCGGGCGCTTGGCAAAGGCTCCGCAATCCGTTGACGACGCGCACACCCTCACGACCAAGGCATCCTTGAACGCGCCCCGTGCGGCGCGGGCGCTGGCCTCGCTCTGCCATTCAAACCATCGGAGGGCCGCCCAATGAACCGCTCCTTCATCGCCAAGAACCCCTCGATCCTCGTGTTCCTCGCCCTACTCGCGGTGTTCACCATCGTCGTCACGGCCCTGTCCGAAGGCGCGGGCGCGGGCTTTATCTCGACCAGCTTCATCAAGACGCTGGGCAAGACGCTCTGCCTCTGCCTCGTTGCCGTCGCGATGGACCTGATCTGGGGCTTCACCGGCATTCTCAGCCTCGGGCATTTCGCCTTCTTCGGCCTTGGCGGCTATATGATCGGCATGTGGCTGATGTACGAGCGCACGCGCCTGATCGTGGTCGACTCTCTGGCCCAATCCGACATCCCCGCAACCCCGACCGAAATCACAGACGCCATCGGCAACCAGATCTTCGGCGTCGTCGGGGCAAGCGACTTTCCCTTGGTCTGGGCCTTCGCCGACAGCCTGTTTTTGCAACTCCTGCTCGTCGTTCTGGTGCCCGGCCTGCTCGCGCTCATCTTCGGCTGGCTCGCCTTTCGCAGCCGCGTGACAGGCGTCTACCTCTCGATCCTGACCCAAGCCATGACCCTCGCTCTCGCGCTCTTTCTCTTTCAGAACGACAGCGGGCTGCGCGGCAACAACGGCCTCTCGGGCCTGCAAAACCTGCCCGGCGTCACGGCGTCACAGGATGCGGTCTCGCTCTGGTTCTTCTGGGCCTCGGCCCTCGCGCTGGCGCTCGGCTACATCCTCTCGGCATGGGTCGTGTCGGGCAAATTCGGCTCGGTCATCCGCGGCATCCGCGATAACGAGGCACGCGTGCGTTTCTTGGGCTACTCGGTCGAAACCTATAAACTCGCGGTCTTCACGCTGACCGCCTGTATCGCCGCCATCGCAGGCGCGCTCTACTACCCGCAGGCGGGCATCATCAACCCGGCGGAAATCGCGCCGATCGCCTCGATCTACCTCGCGGTCTGGGTCGCGATTGGCGGGCGCGGGCGGCTCTATGGCGCGGTCATCGGCGCGGCCTTGGTCAGCTTGCTCTCGACATGGTTCACCGGCGGACAGGCCCCCGACATCAACCTCGGTTTTTACACCATCAAATGGGTCGATTGGTGGCTGGTGCTGCTCGGGCTGACCTTCGTCGCCTCCACGCTGTTCGCCCCCAAGGGGATCGGCGGGCTGATCGACCATTTCTCCGACCGCCGCACCCCCAACCGCCATGGCGCCAACCTCGGCCCCGATGACGGTCCCTGCGCGAAAAGGAGGCCACTGAATGAGCACGCTCCTCGAAGTCTCCGGCGTTTCCGTATCCTTTGACGGCTTCCACGCCATCAACAACCTCAGCTTCCAGATCGGCACCGCCGAAATGCGCGCCGTGATCGGCCCCAACGGCGCGGGCAAAACCACCTTTATGGACATCGTCACCGGTAAAACCCGCCCTGACGAAGGCCGCGTCATCTGGGGCGAAAAATCGGTCTCCCTGCTCAAGATGAGCGAAGCCAAAATCGCTCAGGCCGGGGTCGGTCGCAAATTCCAAAAACCCACCGTGTTCGAGGACCAGTCCGTCGAGGAAAACCTCCTCATGGCACTCAAAAAACCGCGCGGCTGGCTCTCGGTGCTCACCTTCCGGCCTGACAGCGACGATCTCGATCGCACCGCCGAACTCGCCTCCGAAATCGGCCTCTCCGACCAGCTCAAACGCAAATCGGGAGAGCTTAGCCATGGCCAGAAACAATGGCTCGAAATCGGTATGTTGCTGGCACAGGAACCGCGCCTCTTGCTGGTTGATGAACCCGCCGCCGGCATGACCCCGGCCGAGCGTGAACACACCACCGACATCCTTGTCGAGGCCGCCAAAACCCGCGCCGTCGTCGTGGTCGAACATGATATGGAGTTCGTCCGCCGCCTGAATTGCAAGGTCACGGTGCTGCACGAAGGCTCGGTTCTCGCCGAAGGCAGCCTCGATCACGTGACCGCCAACCAAGACGTCATCGACGTCTATCTGGGGCGCTAAGCCATGCTGAAACTCGACAATCTCACCCTGCATTACGGCCATTCGCAAATCCTGCACGGCATCTCGATGGAGGCCGCGACGGGCGAGGTCACCTGCGTCATGGGCACCAATGGCGTGGGCAAGACCAGCCTGATCAAGGCGATCTCGGGCACCCATCCGCGCACCTCGGGCGAGGTCGCGCTTGACGGGCAATCGCTCGGCATCCTGCCCGCCAACAAGCTCGCCCATCTCGGCATCGCCTACGTCCCCCAAGGGCGCGAGGTTTTCCCCCTGATGACCGTGCGCGAGAACCTCGAAACCGGCTTCGTCTGCCTGCCCAAATCGGAACATTTCGTGCCCGACCATATATTCGAGCTGTTCCCTGTGCTGAAAGAAATGCAATCGCGTCGCGGCGGTGACCTTTCGGGTGGCCAGCAACAGCAACTCGCCATCGCCCGCGCCCTGATCACCAAGCCCAAGCTCTTGCTGCTTGATGAGCCGACCGAAGGCATTCAGCCCAACATCATCCAACAGATCGGCAACGTCATCCGCCTGCTGCGCGACCAAGGCGAAATGGCCATCGTGCTGGTCGAACAATACTTTGAATTCGCCTATGACCTTGCCGACCGTTTCGTCGTCTTGCGTCGCGGCGAGGTGATGCTCGAAGGCACCAAGGGGTCGCTCGACAAGGCAGAGGTGCTGAAATCCGTCTCGGTATGACCATAAGCGTCACCCGATGACCGACTGACCCTCTAACCCTACACCGCGACCAAATGGTTGTCCCATTGCACCTCATGGCTGGCGGTGCGTTGCAGAACGCCTCCGGAAATCACCCCGAAATCGCCTGTCCCGGCGGATACGCAAAACCCGCCCCGCGCCGGACCCAAGCCACAGACATCGGCCATCTCGACCACGCCGCTCAGCGCGCCGCTGCCAATGGCAAACACATGCACCAGCCCGCCGCGCGGCGATGAAATCGCCACCTCGCCGCCATCGCCCGAAATCGCCACGCTTCCGGCATAGCCCTTCATCCGCGCCTGCTCGTCCGCACCCGCTGTCAGCAGGCGGATGCTCTCGCCCCGCCGGTGCAGCCCCAACAGCGGTGGATGTTCGCCAACATCCCCCTGCCATTGCATGGCAAACGCCACGGTCCCGCCTTTGCTCACCGCCAGATGGCGGATCGAATTCTTGTGCCATGCCTGTGGCAATCGCACCCGCTCCACAACCTCGCCGCGCAGCGTGGCATAGCTCAGGTTCGGCGCCATCACCGGGATGTTCAACTTGCTGCGCCCGCTTTCGGGATGCGTCTCGATCCCGCCATTGGCAATCACCAAGGTCTCTTGATCCGGCAACAGGCGAATGTCATGCGGACCAACACCGCCCGATGCAAACTCTCCCACACGGCGATACCCGCTCCTGGCGGCCCACACGCCAATCACACCGCGCCCTTGGGCGTAATCATTCTCGGCGGTGTATAAGATCTGTCCGCTCGACGAAAACACGCCATGCCCGTAAAAATGCCGCCCCTCGGGGGCCTTCAAACGGGCAATCTCTGTGCCTTTCGCGCAATCCAGAACCAAGGCAAACGTGCCGGGCCGTCGCGCAAACGCCACCGCCTCTGGCCGCTTGGGGTGCGCCGTGGCCGCATGCCCGCGCCCCGGCAAGGGAAGCCTGAACAAAACCCTGCCGTCTGCGCTCACCCCGGCCAGCGCGAAACTGCCATCCGCCTGCCGGGCTGCCGACAAAAACGCCGGCGCGCCCGCGTCCGCCCAGCTCAGCCGCGGCGTCATCCCCGCCGCCAAAAGGCCGCCAACAAAGCCTCTGCGCGATGGCATCTCAATCTCCGTCCAACGCGTTGAACCCGGCGCTCACACCCAGCATCGGACCCAACTCGGTATTGGCGATCTCGCGGATATAGCCGATGGATTGCTGCAGGATTTCCACCTCTAGCCGCCCTTGGATCGTGGCCACCCCGGCGAACACCGGATCACCCAAACCCGCCGCCAGCTCAAGGCTACGGGCAAACGCCGCGTCAAGCGTATCTGCCACGCTGCCCGCCTTGCGCGACAGGATGGCCGCCAACTCTCGCGTGGCTTCAACCGACACCACCACATTGCGCAGCGACCGCCCCGAACGATAGGCCTCCGCCCGCTTGGGGCGTGGCCGCTCAAACGTGCCCAAAGGCCGGCCAAGCCGGGTATCTTGGGTAAACTCCAACCCCACCAGCAACGCCTTGAACACCTCCTGCACCGCCTCGTCCTCGCTGCGATACCGCCCATCCGCGCCCGGATGCATCAAAGCCTCGCCATATCCGCCGCGCCAGTCGCTCAAAATCGCACCCGCGTTCCGCTCAATGTCCGCCGTCACAGCCCGCACCAGATCACAGCGGTAGGTGGCATCGCCCATGCTGGCGATCCGCTCGTCAAACAACAGAAACTCCAAGGCGTAGAACCCGCGCCCCGCAATCGACACATGCGAAAACGCCTCAACATCCTGTGCCGCCGAATCTTGATTGCGGATCAACCGCGCAAGCGCCTTGGGCGTGAACCCCTTGGTGTCGGGCCAAAACGCCAGCGCAAACGCCCGGTCATTGACCTCGCTCGGCCCGAACCGCAGATGGCTTACGCCCACCCACGCGTCAAACGCCGCATGATAGGCCTGCTGCAACCCCTCCGAAGACGCCGAACATTCGGCTGTCGCGGCTTGGTGAAGCGCCCCACTGCGCGCGCTCAATTGCTCAAAGCGCGGCAAGACATGCTCTTTAACAACCGCCTCCAACACCGCGCCGCGCCCGTCCGCCTGCGCAACGGCGGGAAACAGAAAAACGGCAATAGCGACAAGGTGACGTATCATTCAAAGACTCTCCAGAAAGCGGATTAATGCGGCCCGGTCTGCTTTCGGCATATTGACCACCGCGTCCTTCATAGGCTCGGCTTCGCCCCCATGCCAGAGGATCGCCTCAAGAAGTGATCGCGCCCGCCCGTCATGCAGGAAATAGCTGTGCCCGCTGACCGTTTCCGTCAGCCCAACACCCCAAAGCGGCGGCGTGCGCCATTCCGTTCCACTGGCGCGGGCTTCGGGGCGATGATCGGCCAACCCCTCGCCCATGTCATGCAGCAACATGTCGGTATAAGGCCAGATCAGCTGAAAACTCTGCGCCGATTTCCCTTCCATACGATGGGTTACAAAAGAGGGCGTATGACAGGCGATACAGCCCGTTTCATAAAACACCTTCTTGCCGCGCAATACCTCGGGGTCATTGGCATCGCGCCGCGCCGGAACGCCCAGGTTTCGACTGTAAAAGGTGACCAGATCCAGCCCCTCACCGTCGATCTCATGGCCGCGCACATCCTCCGCCCCATGCGGCGCCTCAAGACAGGCAACCTGCGCTGCGGTGCACTCGCCCTGCGGCGTCGGGAACAGCGGGTTGGAAATGCCGATATCCCCGGCAAAGGCCGCTGCCGATTGATGCTTGATCGTCGGCGCCCCGGCCTTCAACCCGAACCGCCCCAGCATCGGCGTGCCGTATTCCACCGACCAAACCACATTGGCGCGCCCCGTAATCCCGTCACCATCGCGATCATCCGGGTCCGCCAGCGCCAGAATATCGCGCGCCGGAACCGCCTCAAGCAGACCCAGCCCGATCATCTGCGGCGCCACCCTCGGGCTCAGCATCGCCCCCTTCGCCAATGGACCATACCCCAGATCAGCTGCGCGATAGGTCGGGCGCCGCAAACGGGCAACCTCGCCGCCTGACAATGGCACGGCCACCTCTTCATAGGTCACCTCAAACCGGTATTCCGCCGCATGCCCCGGCAGCGCGAAATCCTGCAACTGGCTGCCGTAAACCGGGTCGGGCCGGGTCGCCAGATACCCTTCAATCTCGGCAATCGCATCGCTCTTGTCGCCCAGTACCGAAACGCGCAAAAAGATCGACACCGCATTGTCATCCGGCCCTTCCGGCGGATGCCCGCGCCCATCCTTAATATGGCACCGCTGGCACGAGCGCGCATTGTAAAGCGGCCCCAACCCGTCCGACGCCAGTGTCGACGACGGCGACGACACCCAAATCTTGCGGAACAAGCCGTTGCCGACCTTGAACTCCAACTCTCCGTCAAAGCCGATGTTGGCCGACGGCTGTGAAAACGCATCCGCATTCAGCCGTGGACGCACCGTCGCGGCCCCCCCCGACATCTCTTCGAATTTCTGTGCCTTGGTGAAATCGGTGGTCGGAGTCGTCACTTTGCGAATGCGCGCAGCCTCATCAGCGGTGCGCGGCACCACGTCCAAATGCAGGTCCTGCAAATCGTCCCACGGCGCGGCCCATACGCCCGACGCCACAAGCCCAGTCACCAGAGCCGCGAAAAATGGGGGTTTCATCGTTTGGTTTTCCTAAGTCCCGGTTTTTCGCGCGTTTCCACCCCGGGGTTGGGGACTTCCCTTCTGCAACCCCGCCCGAAAACACGTCCGCGCGGGGTTATATTACTGGCTGCCATGTCGGGCGTAAAATCACAAATCCCGGCAACGGCTTACCGCATAACGCTTACGCGCCG
This genomic window from Rhodobacteraceae bacterium D3-12 contains:
- a CDS encoding urease subunit beta is translated as MIPGELFPADGDLTLNDGAEVVTLMVANTGDRPVQVGSHYHFAETNSALGFDRDAARGMRLDIASGTAVRFEPGQRREVQLIPLGGARKVYGFNQKVMGAL
- a CDS encoding urease accessory protein UreD — translated: MRQSGSSKFLFPRTGGDALEAVILNTAGGVTGGDRFAMTARAGQGTALALTTQACERAYRAQPGLTGTMRNRLTVGEGARVSWLPQETILFEGSALDRRLHVEMAADAALLMVEPIVLGRAAMGERLHDIRFRDRIEIWRDGAPLYLDAMTLNGDAERQMAGPVTGAGAGAMASVVYVNRDAEAHLEPLRGLLAGAAGVSLIGEDMLVARLLAADSFELRKTLIPVLRRLSGGTLPRCWMI
- the urtA gene encoding urea ABC transporter substrate-binding protein, with protein sequence MTLTKSILAGTLAVAGFAAPLAAAEDTIKIGVLHSLSGTMAISETTLKDTMLMLIDEQNAKGGLLGKKLEAVVVDPASDWPLFAEKARELLTVHKVDVIYGNWTSVSRKSVLPVIEELNGLLFYPVQYEGEESSKNVFYTGAAPNQQAIPATDYFLEELGVEKFALLGTDYVYPRTTNNILESYLQQKGIAKEDIFVNYTPFGHSDWSKIVADVVALGADGKKVGVISTINGDANIGFYKELAAAGVSADDIPVVAFSVGEEELSGLDTANLVGHLAAWNYFQSAEGDANTAFIKAWKAKMGEERVTNDPMEAHYIGFNMWVQAVEKAGTTDVDAVRTAMYGQEFPNLTGGTAVMLPNHHLAKPVLIGEIKADGQFDIISQTSEVPGDAWTDFLPESAVLKSDWKDLGCGMYNTDTKSCVQIKSNY
- the urtB gene encoding urea ABC transporter permease subunit UrtB, with amino-acid sequence MKTLFTAVFTLFLTCVAASAQVSQAQVSQDIAQNAAIQPLLQEHGALIAKSSRRTIGPAIDAIAASDLPQAKTVLQAWVERNMWMRKSDGLFFTAQEGDAKSYTLIDFDTGAPVGTAAKSDLKQLKPNSGVRAMISTALVKFQLTDPDPARRWDALTSIKRDPDAALLAPLRASLAMETDAALLAQKQRLERLLTIAFDADTTARVTAISDMSGDLGVDFRATLNPLVATTRRVVKGDPPQDLNIAARLTPGEDGFSETEAYDLLVAKNLALPRITPDAIRAALSENITNGRVGGVPLAQLDDDANRHKAYVALVNAGQAQAFATEPEVRATLAAHSFFDSYAESSRTVTTAATKALADIDVKLALNQTLDLTLDALSLASIYFLAAIGLAITFGVMGVINMAHGEFIMMGAYTGYVVQQIIPDHTISILVAIPLAFAVTFAAGVAMERLVIRYLYARPLETLLATFGISIALQQLAKNIFGTQARPLTSPGWLDGALVMNDVVSISYIRIAIFFLALIFLGVYLFIIKRTRLGLETRAVTQNPHMAASMGINPGRVNMLTFGLGSGIAGVAGVAIGLFAKVTSELGSDYIVQSFMTVVVGGVGNIWGTLAGAAMIGFLQKGIEWLNPSNTLAAQTYMIIFIIIFIQFRPRGIIALKGRAAGD
- the urtC gene encoding urea ABC transporter permease subunit UrtC, with amino-acid sequence MNRSFIAKNPSILVFLALLAVFTIVVTALSEGAGAGFISTSFIKTLGKTLCLCLVAVAMDLIWGFTGILSLGHFAFFGLGGYMIGMWLMYERTRLIVVDSLAQSDIPATPTEITDAIGNQIFGVVGASDFPLVWAFADSLFLQLLLVVLVPGLLALIFGWLAFRSRVTGVYLSILTQAMTLALALFLFQNDSGLRGNNGLSGLQNLPGVTASQDAVSLWFFWASALALALGYILSAWVVSGKFGSVIRGIRDNEARVRFLGYSVETYKLAVFTLTACIAAIAGALYYPQAGIINPAEIAPIASIYLAVWVAIGGRGRLYGAVIGAALVSLLSTWFTGGQAPDINLGFYTIKWVDWWLVLLGLTFVASTLFAPKGIGGLIDHFSDRRTPNRHGANLGPDDGPCAKRRPLNEHAPRSLRRFRIL
- the urtD gene encoding urea ABC transporter ATP-binding protein UrtD, translated to MSTLLEVSGVSVSFDGFHAINNLSFQIGTAEMRAVIGPNGAGKTTFMDIVTGKTRPDEGRVIWGEKSVSLLKMSEAKIAQAGVGRKFQKPTVFEDQSVEENLLMALKKPRGWLSVLTFRPDSDDLDRTAELASEIGLSDQLKRKSGELSHGQKQWLEIGMLLAQEPRLLLVDEPAAGMTPAEREHTTDILVEAAKTRAVVVVEHDMEFVRRLNCKVTVLHEGSVLAEGSLDHVTANQDVIDVYLGR
- the urtE gene encoding urea ABC transporter ATP-binding subunit UrtE, producing the protein MLKLDNLTLHYGHSQILHGISMEAATGEVTCVMGTNGVGKTSLIKAISGTHPRTSGEVALDGQSLGILPANKLAHLGIAYVPQGREVFPLMTVRENLETGFVCLPKSEHFVPDHIFELFPVLKEMQSRRGGDLSGGQQQQLAIARALITKPKLLLLDEPTEGIQPNIIQQIGNVIRLLRDQGEMAIVLVEQYFEFAYDLADRFVVLRRGEVMLEGTKGSLDKAEVLKSVSV
- a CDS encoding DUF1513 domain-containing protein → MPSRRGFVGGLLAAGMTPRLSWADAGAPAFLSAARQADGSFALAGVSADGRVLFRLPLPGRGHAATAHPKRPEAVAFARRPGTFALVLDCAKGTEIARLKAPEGRHFYGHGVFSSSGQILYTAENDYAQGRGVIGVWAARSGYRRVGEFASGGVGPHDIRLLPDQETLVIANGGIETHPESGRSKLNIPVMAPNLSYATLRGEVVERVRLPQAWHKNSIRHLAVSKGGTVAFAMQWQGDVGEHPPLLGLHRRGESIRLLTAGADEQARMKGYAGSVAISGDGGEVAISSPRGGLVHVFAIGSGALSGVVEMADVCGLGPARGGFCVSAGTGDFGVISGGVLQRTASHEVQWDNHLVAV